From a single Coturnix japonica isolate 7356 chromosome 18, Coturnix japonica 2.1, whole genome shotgun sequence genomic region:
- the RBFOX3 gene encoding RNA binding protein fox-1 homolog 3 isoform X6, whose product MLPHSLPCPPAFLYLQQGNQDATAPPDAMAQPYPPAQYPPPPQNGIPAEYAPPHPHPTQDYSGQSTVPEHAMTLYTPAQSHAEQPGSDASTQSIAGTQTVPQTDEAAQTDSQQLHSSDNTDKQQPKRLHVSNIPFRFRDPDLRQMFGQFGKILDVEIIFNERGSKVNNATARVMTNKKTANPYTNGWKLNPVVGAVYGPEFYAVTGFPYPATGTAVAYRGAHLRGRGRAVYNTFRAAPPPPPIPTYGAVVYQDGFYGAEIYGGYAAYRYAQPAAAAAAYSDSYGRVYAAADPYHHTIGPAATYSIGTM is encoded by the exons GGTAACCAGGACGCCACGGCTCCGCCTGACGCGATGGCACAGCCCTACCCCCCGGCCCAGTACCCCCCGCCCCCTCAGAACGGCATCCCCGCAGAGTACGCGCCGCCACATCCCCACCCCACGCAGGATTACTCGGGGCAAAGCACAGTACCGGAGCACGCCATGACCCTCTACacaccagcacagagccacGCCGAGCAGCCGGGCTCCGACGCCAGCACACAGTCCATAGCAGGGACACAGACAGTACCG cagacAGATGAGGCGGCACAGACAGACAGCCAGCAGCTACATTCCTCAGACAACACAGACAAGCAGCAGCCCAAGAGGTTACACGTCTCCAACATCCCCTTCCGATTCCGGGACCCTGACCTGCGGCAAATGTTCGGG CAATTCGGGAAGATCCTCGATGTGGAGATCATTTTCAATGAGCGGGGCTCCAAG GTGAACAACGCCACGGCCCGGGTGATGACGAACAAGAAGACTGCAAACCCCTACACTAACG GCTGGAAGCTGAACCCAGTGGTGGGAGCTGTCTACGGCCCCGAGTTCTACGCAG TAACGGGGTTCCCATACCCTGCCACGGGGACGGCTGTCGCCTACCGAGGGGCACATCTACGGGGACGAGGACGCGCCGTCTACAACACGTTCCGGGCTGcacccccaccaccacccatCCCCACCTACGGCGC GGTTGTCTACCAGGACGGGTTCTACGGAGCAGAAATTTAC gGGGGCTATGCTGCCTACAGATACGCGCAGCCTGCGGCCGCAGCGGCAGCATACAGCGACAG TTACGGCCGAGTGTACGCAGCCGCAGACCCCTACCACCACACCATCGGCCCTGCCGCCACGTACAGCATCGGCACCATG tGA
- the RBFOX3 gene encoding RNA binding protein fox-1 homolog 3 isoform X2 translates to MLPHSLPCPPAFLYLQQGNQDATAPPDAMAQPYPPAQYPPPPQNGIPAEYAPPHPHPTQDYSGQSTVPEHAMTLYTPAQSHAEQPGSDASTQSIAGTQTVPQTDEAAQTDSQQLHSSDNTDKQQPKRLHVSNIPFRFRDPDLRQMFGQFGKILDVEIIFNERGSKGFGFVTFETSTDADRAREKLNGTIVEGRKIEVNNATARVMTNKKTANPYTNGWKLNPVVGAVYGPEFYAVTGFPYPATGTAVAYRGAHLRGRGRAVYNTFRAAPPPPPIPTYGAVVYQDGFYGAEIYGGYAAYRYAQPAAAAAAYSDSYGRVYAAADPYHHTIGPAATYSIGTM, encoded by the exons GGTAACCAGGACGCCACGGCTCCGCCTGACGCGATGGCACAGCCCTACCCCCCGGCCCAGTACCCCCCGCCCCCTCAGAACGGCATCCCCGCAGAGTACGCGCCGCCACATCCCCACCCCACGCAGGATTACTCGGGGCAAAGCACAGTACCGGAGCACGCCATGACCCTCTACacaccagcacagagccacGCCGAGCAGCCGGGCTCCGACGCCAGCACACAGTCCATAGCAGGGACACAGACAGTACCG cagacAGATGAGGCGGCACAGACAGACAGCCAGCAGCTACATTCCTCAGACAACACAGACAAGCAGCAGCCCAAGAGGTTACACGTCTCCAACATCCCCTTCCGATTCCGGGACCCTGACCTGCGGCAAATGTTCGGG CAATTCGGGAAGATCCTCGATGTGGAGATCATTTTCAATGAGCGGGGCTCCAAG GGTTTTGGGTTTGTAACTTTTGAAACTAGCACAGATGCCGACCGGGCACGAGAGAAGCTGAATGGCACGATCGTAGAGGGCCGGAAGATTGAG GTGAACAACGCCACGGCCCGGGTGATGACGAACAAGAAGACTGCAAACCCCTACACTAACG GCTGGAAGCTGAACCCAGTGGTGGGAGCTGTCTACGGCCCCGAGTTCTACGCAG TAACGGGGTTCCCATACCCTGCCACGGGGACGGCTGTCGCCTACCGAGGGGCACATCTACGGGGACGAGGACGCGCCGTCTACAACACGTTCCGGGCTGcacccccaccaccacccatCCCCACCTACGGCGC GGTTGTCTACCAGGACGGGTTCTACGGAGCAGAAATTTAC gGGGGCTATGCTGCCTACAGATACGCGCAGCCTGCGGCCGCAGCGGCAGCATACAGCGACAG TTACGGCCGAGTGTACGCAGCCGCAGACCCCTACCACCACACCATCGGCCCTGCCGCCACGTACAGCATCGGCACCATG tGA
- the RBFOX3 gene encoding RNA binding protein fox-1 homolog 3 isoform X3 → MLCSMANSGCLLVSNSGMLPHSLPCPPAFLYLQQGNQDATAPPDAMAQPYPPAQYPPPPQNGIPAEYAPPHPHPTQDYSGQSTVPEHAMTLYTPAQSHAEQPGSDASTQSIAGTQTVPQTDEAAQTDSQQLHSSDNTDKQQPKRLHVSNIPFRFRDPDLRQMFGQFGKILDVEIIFNERGSKGFGFVTFETSTDADRAREKLNGTIVEGRKIEVNNATARVMTNKKTANPYTNGWKLNPVVGAVYGPEFYAVTGFPYPATGTAVAYRGAHLRGRGRAVYNTFRAAPPPPPIPTYGAVVYQDGFYGAEIYGGYAAYRYAQPAAAAAAYSDSYGRVYAAADPYHHTIGPAATYSIGTMASLYRGGYSRFTPY, encoded by the exons GGTAACCAGGACGCCACGGCTCCGCCTGACGCGATGGCACAGCCCTACCCCCCGGCCCAGTACCCCCCGCCCCCTCAGAACGGCATCCCCGCAGAGTACGCGCCGCCACATCCCCACCCCACGCAGGATTACTCGGGGCAAAGCACAGTACCGGAGCACGCCATGACCCTCTACacaccagcacagagccacGCCGAGCAGCCGGGCTCCGACGCCAGCACACAGTCCATAGCAGGGACACAGACAGTACCG cagacAGATGAGGCGGCACAGACAGACAGCCAGCAGCTACATTCCTCAGACAACACAGACAAGCAGCAGCCCAAGAGGTTACACGTCTCCAACATCCCCTTCCGATTCCGGGACCCTGACCTGCGGCAAATGTTCGGG CAATTCGGGAAGATCCTCGATGTGGAGATCATTTTCAATGAGCGGGGCTCCAAG GGTTTTGGGTTTGTAACTTTTGAAACTAGCACAGATGCCGACCGGGCACGAGAGAAGCTGAATGGCACGATCGTAGAGGGCCGGAAGATTGAG GTGAACAACGCCACGGCCCGGGTGATGACGAACAAGAAGACTGCAAACCCCTACACTAACG GCTGGAAGCTGAACCCAGTGGTGGGAGCTGTCTACGGCCCCGAGTTCTACGCAG TAACGGGGTTCCCATACCCTGCCACGGGGACGGCTGTCGCCTACCGAGGGGCACATCTACGGGGACGAGGACGCGCCGTCTACAACACGTTCCGGGCTGcacccccaccaccacccatCCCCACCTACGGCGC GGTTGTCTACCAGGACGGGTTCTACGGAGCAGAAATTTAC gGGGGCTATGCTGCCTACAGATACGCGCAGCCTGCGGCCGCAGCGGCAGCATACAGCGACAG TTACGGCCGAGTGTACGCAGCCGCAGACCCCTACCACCACACCATCGGCCCTGCCGCCACGTACAGCATCGGCACCATG GCTAGTCTATACCGAGGAGGGTACAGCCGCTTCACTCCCTACTAG
- the RBFOX3 gene encoding RNA binding protein fox-1 homolog 3 isoform X7 — protein MLCSMANSGCLLVSNSGMLPHSLPCPPAFLYLQQGNQDATAPPDAMAQPYPPAQYPPPPQNGIPAEYAPPHPHPTQDYSGQSTVPEHAMTLYTPAQSHAEQPGSDASTQSIAGTQTVPQTDEAAQTDSQQLHSSDNTDKQQPKRLHVSNIPFRFRDPDLRQMFGQFGKILDVEIIFNERGSKVNNATARVMTNKKTANPYTNGWKLNPVVGAVYGPEFYAVTGFPYPATGTAVAYRGAHLRGRGRAVYNTFRAAPPPPPIPTYGAVVYQDGFYGAEIYGGYAAYRYAQPAAAAAAYSDSYGRVYAAADPYHHTIGPAATYSIGTMASLYRGGYSRFTPY, from the exons GGTAACCAGGACGCCACGGCTCCGCCTGACGCGATGGCACAGCCCTACCCCCCGGCCCAGTACCCCCCGCCCCCTCAGAACGGCATCCCCGCAGAGTACGCGCCGCCACATCCCCACCCCACGCAGGATTACTCGGGGCAAAGCACAGTACCGGAGCACGCCATGACCCTCTACacaccagcacagagccacGCCGAGCAGCCGGGCTCCGACGCCAGCACACAGTCCATAGCAGGGACACAGACAGTACCG cagacAGATGAGGCGGCACAGACAGACAGCCAGCAGCTACATTCCTCAGACAACACAGACAAGCAGCAGCCCAAGAGGTTACACGTCTCCAACATCCCCTTCCGATTCCGGGACCCTGACCTGCGGCAAATGTTCGGG CAATTCGGGAAGATCCTCGATGTGGAGATCATTTTCAATGAGCGGGGCTCCAAG GTGAACAACGCCACGGCCCGGGTGATGACGAACAAGAAGACTGCAAACCCCTACACTAACG GCTGGAAGCTGAACCCAGTGGTGGGAGCTGTCTACGGCCCCGAGTTCTACGCAG TAACGGGGTTCCCATACCCTGCCACGGGGACGGCTGTCGCCTACCGAGGGGCACATCTACGGGGACGAGGACGCGCCGTCTACAACACGTTCCGGGCTGcacccccaccaccacccatCCCCACCTACGGCGC GGTTGTCTACCAGGACGGGTTCTACGGAGCAGAAATTTAC gGGGGCTATGCTGCCTACAGATACGCGCAGCCTGCGGCCGCAGCGGCAGCATACAGCGACAG TTACGGCCGAGTGTACGCAGCCGCAGACCCCTACCACCACACCATCGGCCCTGCCGCCACGTACAGCATCGGCACCATG GCTAGTCTATACCGAGGAGGGTACAGCCGCTTCACTCCCTACTAG
- the RBFOX3 gene encoding RNA binding protein fox-1 homolog 3 isoform X8 produces MAQPYPPAQYPPPPQNGIPAEYAPPHPHPTQDYSGQSTVPEHAMTLYTPAQSHAEQPGSDASTQSIAGTQTVPQTDEAAQTDSQQLHSSDNTDKQQPKRLHVSNIPFRFRDPDLRQMFGQFGKILDVEIIFNERGSKGFGFVTFETSTDADRAREKLNGTIVEGRKIEVNNATARVMTNKKTANPYTNGWKLNPVVGAVYGPEFYAVTGFPYPATGTAVAYRGAHLRGRGRAVYNTFRAAPPPPPIPTYGAVVYQDGFYGAEIYGGYAAYRYAQPAAAAAAYSDSYGRVYAAADPYHHTIGPAATYSIGTMASLYRGGYSRFTPY; encoded by the exons ATGGCACAGCCCTACCCCCCGGCCCAGTACCCCCCGCCCCCTCAGAACGGCATCCCCGCAGAGTACGCGCCGCCACATCCCCACCCCACGCAGGATTACTCGGGGCAAAGCACAGTACCGGAGCACGCCATGACCCTCTACacaccagcacagagccacGCCGAGCAGCCGGGCTCCGACGCCAGCACACAGTCCATAGCAGGGACACAGACAGTACCG cagacAGATGAGGCGGCACAGACAGACAGCCAGCAGCTACATTCCTCAGACAACACAGACAAGCAGCAGCCCAAGAGGTTACACGTCTCCAACATCCCCTTCCGATTCCGGGACCCTGACCTGCGGCAAATGTTCGGG CAATTCGGGAAGATCCTCGATGTGGAGATCATTTTCAATGAGCGGGGCTCCAAG GGTTTTGGGTTTGTAACTTTTGAAACTAGCACAGATGCCGACCGGGCACGAGAGAAGCTGAATGGCACGATCGTAGAGGGCCGGAAGATTGAG GTGAACAACGCCACGGCCCGGGTGATGACGAACAAGAAGACTGCAAACCCCTACACTAACG GCTGGAAGCTGAACCCAGTGGTGGGAGCTGTCTACGGCCCCGAGTTCTACGCAG TAACGGGGTTCCCATACCCTGCCACGGGGACGGCTGTCGCCTACCGAGGGGCACATCTACGGGGACGAGGACGCGCCGTCTACAACACGTTCCGGGCTGcacccccaccaccacccatCCCCACCTACGGCGC GGTTGTCTACCAGGACGGGTTCTACGGAGCAGAAATTTAC gGGGGCTATGCTGCCTACAGATACGCGCAGCCTGCGGCCGCAGCGGCAGCATACAGCGACAG TTACGGCCGAGTGTACGCAGCCGCAGACCCCTACCACCACACCATCGGCCCTGCCGCCACGTACAGCATCGGCACCATG GCTAGTCTATACCGAGGAGGGTACAGCCGCTTCACTCCCTACTAG
- the RBFOX3 gene encoding RNA binding protein fox-1 homolog 3 isoform X5 yields MLPHSLPCPPAFLYLQQGNQDATAPPDAMAQPYPPAQYPPPPQNGIPAEYAPPHPHPTQDYSGQSTVPEHAMTLYTPAQSHAEQPGSDASTQSIAGTQTVPQTDEAAQTDSQQLHSSDNTDKQQPKRLHVSNIPFRFRDPDLRQMFGQFGKILDVEIIFNERGSKGFGFVTFETSTDADRAREKLNGTIVEGRKIEVNNATARVMTNKKTANPYTNGWKLNPVVGAVYGPEFYAVTGFPYPATGTAVAYRGAHLRGRGRAVYNTFRAAPPPPPIPTYGAVVYQDGFYGAEIYGGYAAYRYAQPAAAAAAYSDSYGRVYAAADPYHHTIGPAATYSIGTMASLYRGGYSRFTPY; encoded by the exons GGTAACCAGGACGCCACGGCTCCGCCTGACGCGATGGCACAGCCCTACCCCCCGGCCCAGTACCCCCCGCCCCCTCAGAACGGCATCCCCGCAGAGTACGCGCCGCCACATCCCCACCCCACGCAGGATTACTCGGGGCAAAGCACAGTACCGGAGCACGCCATGACCCTCTACacaccagcacagagccacGCCGAGCAGCCGGGCTCCGACGCCAGCACACAGTCCATAGCAGGGACACAGACAGTACCG cagacAGATGAGGCGGCACAGACAGACAGCCAGCAGCTACATTCCTCAGACAACACAGACAAGCAGCAGCCCAAGAGGTTACACGTCTCCAACATCCCCTTCCGATTCCGGGACCCTGACCTGCGGCAAATGTTCGGG CAATTCGGGAAGATCCTCGATGTGGAGATCATTTTCAATGAGCGGGGCTCCAAG GGTTTTGGGTTTGTAACTTTTGAAACTAGCACAGATGCCGACCGGGCACGAGAGAAGCTGAATGGCACGATCGTAGAGGGCCGGAAGATTGAG GTGAACAACGCCACGGCCCGGGTGATGACGAACAAGAAGACTGCAAACCCCTACACTAACG GCTGGAAGCTGAACCCAGTGGTGGGAGCTGTCTACGGCCCCGAGTTCTACGCAG TAACGGGGTTCCCATACCCTGCCACGGGGACGGCTGTCGCCTACCGAGGGGCACATCTACGGGGACGAGGACGCGCCGTCTACAACACGTTCCGGGCTGcacccccaccaccacccatCCCCACCTACGGCGC GGTTGTCTACCAGGACGGGTTCTACGGAGCAGAAATTTAC gGGGGCTATGCTGCCTACAGATACGCGCAGCCTGCGGCCGCAGCGGCAGCATACAGCGACAG TTACGGCCGAGTGTACGCAGCCGCAGACCCCTACCACCACACCATCGGCCCTGCCGCCACGTACAGCATCGGCACCATG GCTAGTCTATACCGAGGAGGGTACAGCCGCTTCACTCCCTACTAG